A genomic segment from uncultured Marinifilum sp. encodes:
- a CDS encoding HAMP domain-containing sensor histidine kinase, with protein MKLLTKINRTYLKYGILAFLVADIVIILMSNFILKEEIDQQLLLEAELIAETVQQKGNFQSVYPTDIAEEISVSKIGKGSTKDTLIHDAIQDELAPFRELVIYKSFNGKHYKIITRQMLMEFDDIFSLFTALITTVLGLIFVLAFLFTHKMNAILWKTFNENVEILKNYSFTSGSTLQLNKTGIHEFDDLNSVINRMSSRLEKDYRASKEFSANAAHELQTPLAIIQNKCENLFSKTDLNDDTIESIREIYLSTGRLSGITKALLLLAKIDHGQFNETEEISLNKLIKLRVKNLEDILYDRNLIADINVSHDCVVKMDKRLASLLIQNITTNAINYSPNSKIIEIKIAKNEFSISNYGESTIEKPESIFMRFYKESKNTKSTGIGLALVKEIADHYGISIQYVFKDFKHTFTFQLPDC; from the coding sequence ATGAAACTACTTACAAAAATTAACAGAACTTATTTAAAGTATGGAATATTAGCATTTTTGGTAGCTGATATCGTTATTATTTTAATGAGTAATTTCATTTTAAAAGAAGAAATTGATCAACAATTACTACTTGAAGCCGAATTAATTGCAGAAACAGTACAACAAAAAGGTAATTTCCAAAGTGTTTATCCAACCGATATTGCAGAAGAAATTTCTGTTTCAAAAATAGGAAAAGGCTCTACAAAAGATACTCTGATACACGATGCAATTCAGGATGAATTAGCTCCTTTCAGAGAACTTGTAATATACAAATCCTTCAACGGAAAACATTATAAAATTATTACCAGGCAAATGTTAATGGAGTTTGATGATATATTTTCCCTTTTTACAGCTTTAATTACAACAGTATTAGGTCTTATTTTTGTTTTGGCATTTTTATTCACCCATAAAATGAATGCTATTCTTTGGAAAACATTTAATGAAAATGTGGAAATATTAAAAAACTACTCCTTTACATCTGGTTCTACACTTCAATTAAACAAAACCGGCATTCATGAATTCGACGATTTAAATAGCGTAATCAACAGAATGTCTAGTCGATTAGAAAAAGATTACCGCGCATCAAAAGAATTCTCGGCCAATGCCGCTCATGAACTACAAACGCCATTGGCAATTATCCAAAACAAATGTGAAAATCTGTTTTCAAAAACTGATTTGAATGATGATACAATTGAGTCTATACGAGAAATATATCTTTCAACTGGAAGATTATCGGGAATAACAAAAGCTCTTCTACTTCTAGCTAAAATTGATCACGGACAGTTTAACGAAACTGAAGAAATATCCTTAAACAAACTTATTAAGTTGCGCGTTAAAAATTTGGAAGATATTCTTTACGATCGCAACCTGATTGCAGATATTAATGTTTCTCACGATTGTGTGGTAAAGATGGACAAACGTTTAGCAAGCCTTTTAATTCAAAACATTACAACCAACGCAATAAATTACAGCCCTAACAGTAAAATTATTGAGATTAAAATAGCCAAAAATGAATTTAGCATATCGAACTATGGTGAAAGTACTATTGAAAAACCCGAATCGATATTCATGCGGTTTTATAAAGAAAGTAAAAACACAAAATCAACAGGTATAGGTTTGGCTCTTGTCAAAGAAATTGCCGACCATTACGGTATTTCAATACAATATGTTTTTAAGGATTTTAAACATACTTTTACTTTCCAGTTACCAGATTGTTAG
- a CDS encoding response regulator transcription factor, which yields MKKEILIIEDDTNLLKTIIEFLDNSGFNCTTATSISAAKVIFDKKFFPVILLDLGLPDGDGLDCISFIKSVWENTGVIIISAREKLEDRVDGLNLGADDYLVKPFHLSELNARINALLRRNFHTDKMNIIFEDVEINTPDRSIEIAGKKVDFSKKEYDLLLYFIENLNRVLTKESLFEHVWGENSVFMDNSDFIYTHINRLRKKLKEHTGKNYIKTVHGFGYKLEIH from the coding sequence ATGAAAAAAGAAATCTTAATAATTGAAGATGACACTAATTTATTAAAAACCATTATTGAATTTCTTGACAATTCTGGTTTTAATTGTACCACAGCAACTTCAATTTCTGCAGCCAAAGTAATCTTTGATAAAAAATTTTTTCCTGTTATTCTTTTAGATTTAGGATTACCCGATGGTGATGGACTGGATTGCATCAGCTTTATAAAATCGGTTTGGGAAAATACAGGAGTAATTATTATTTCGGCACGTGAAAAATTAGAGGACAGAGTTGACGGTTTAAATTTAGGCGCAGATGATTATTTGGTAAAACCATTCCATTTATCAGAATTAAATGCCCGAATAAATGCACTTTTACGGCGTAATTTTCATACTGATAAAATGAATATTATTTTTGAGGATGTTGAAATTAACACACCCGATAGATCTATAGAAATAGCTGGAAAAAAAGTCGATTTCAGCAAAAAAGAATATGATCTGTTACTTTATTTTATTGAAAATCTAAACCGGGTTTTAACTAAAGAAAGCTTATTTGAACATGTATGGGGTGAAAATTCGGTATTTATGGACAATTCTGATTTTATCTATACTCATATTAATCGCTTACGAAAAAAATTAAAAGAGCACACTGGCAAAAACTATATTAAAACAGTTCATGGCTTTGGCTACAAACTTGAAATTCACTAA
- a CDS encoding YihY/virulence factor BrkB family protein gives MSKIRNYFNLIMNFLSRGVWNMRLKDLSGHRYFLIRQLRIYLLSIKGFYEDKCQLRASALTFYSILSVVPVLAMAFGIAKGFGLGEKLEKELVTNLSGQQEVLRFLMEFANKMLENTEGSLIAGLGFIILFWSVIKMLSNIEESFNDVWQIKKARTWGRKFSDYTAIMIFAPILLIGSSAGTVVLKTMIQEFTKGNTLLEAVGPYLTFLINLAPFFLVWVLFTLLYTFMPNTHVKFKSGLIAGIIAGTIYQIFQVLYIEFQGMVTTYNAVYGSFAALPLFLMWLQLSWLIVLFGAEISFAEQNVENYEYEAESTEISYDYKRLLSLYVLHLIVRNFEKNDVPLLSQEISHKLEMPIRLVREILFELNNSGLISELMTDTDKQMAYQPAFDINKMTINKVTDVMEQNGSDKIPVLETDTYSKLKNLMDQYRQSVSLDQKETLLKDI, from the coding sequence ATGAGTAAAATTCGCAATTATTTTAATTTGATAATGAATTTCCTTAGTAGAGGAGTTTGGAACATGCGTTTAAAAGATTTATCTGGACACCGGTATTTTCTTATTCGTCAATTGCGAATTTACCTATTGTCTATTAAAGGTTTTTACGAAGATAAGTGTCAGTTAAGAGCTTCGGCATTAACGTTTTACTCTATATTGTCAGTAGTGCCTGTTTTAGCAATGGCATTTGGTATTGCTAAAGGCTTTGGCTTAGGTGAAAAACTCGAGAAAGAGTTGGTAACAAACTTATCGGGACAACAAGAGGTGTTAAGATTTTTAATGGAGTTTGCTAATAAAATGCTGGAAAATACCGAAGGTTCTTTAATTGCAGGCTTGGGTTTCATTATTTTATTCTGGTCGGTTATTAAAATGCTGAGCAATATCGAAGAATCGTTTAACGATGTTTGGCAAATTAAAAAAGCTCGAACCTGGGGACGGAAATTTAGCGATTATACCGCAATTATGATTTTTGCACCCATTCTTCTGATTGGATCTAGCGCCGGAACAGTAGTTCTTAAAACGATGATACAGGAGTTTACTAAGGGAAATACACTATTAGAAGCTGTTGGTCCTTACCTTACCTTTCTTATTAATTTGGCACCTTTCTTTCTGGTTTGGGTTTTGTTTACTTTGTTATACACTTTTATGCCCAATACACACGTTAAATTTAAGTCGGGCTTGATAGCAGGAATTATAGCCGGAACAATTTATCAGATTTTTCAGGTTTTGTACATCGAATTTCAGGGAATGGTAACAACCTACAATGCCGTGTATGGTAGTTTTGCAGCCTTGCCATTGTTTTTAATGTGGTTGCAGCTTAGTTGGTTAATTGTGCTTTTTGGAGCCGAAATTTCTTTTGCCGAGCAAAATGTTGAAAATTATGAATATGAAGCTGAATCGACCGAAATATCTTATGATTATAAACGTTTGTTAAGTTTGTATGTATTGCATTTAATTGTGAGAAATTTCGAGAAAAATGATGTGCCCTTGCTTTCTCAGGAAATATCTCATAAACTAGAGATGCCAATACGTTTGGTGCGGGAAATTCTATTTGAATTGAATAATTCAGGACTTATATCTGAGTTAATGACCGATACCGATAAGCAAATGGCTTATCAGCCTGCTTTCGATATTAATAAAATGACAATTAATAAAGTAACCGATGTAATGGAACAAAATGGTTCTGATAAAATTCCTGTTTTAGAAACCGATACTTACTCTAAACTTAAGAATTTAATGGACCAATATCGACAATCGGTTTCACTCGATCAAAAGGAGACTTTATTGAAGGATATATAA
- a CDS encoding zinc-ribbon domain-containing protein yields MIFIFGANDKVLERQQQYAQEHCSNCNNTTNWILEKNATYASLFFISVLPIKTRYIYYCPICKNGRKLEKEEYERMR; encoded by the coding sequence ATGATATTTATTTTCGGAGCAAACGATAAAGTCCTTGAAAGACAACAGCAATACGCACAAGAGCATTGTAGCAATTGCAACAATACCACCAATTGGATATTGGAAAAGAATGCAACTTATGCAAGTCTTTTTTTTATCTCGGTTTTACCGATAAAAACACGTTATATTTACTATTGCCCAATATGTAAAAATGGACGCAAGCTTGAAAAAGAAGAGTATGAAAGAATGAGATAA
- a CDS encoding DUF3781 domain-containing protein: protein MNNYKSDILDNICYTDLVYKRINKKLNIELSKNEIEEMISAIIKETDESEFHKKGKNIYISNKELNVRLTINSFTTRIITADRFYSKPLLISKNRN, encoded by the coding sequence ATGAATAATTACAAATCAGATATTTTAGATAATATTTGTTACACAGACTTAGTTTATAAAAGGATTAACAAAAAATTAAACATAGAACTTTCAAAAAATGAAATTGAGGAAATGATTTCTGCAATTATCAAAGAAACAGATGAATCAGAATTTCATAAAAAGGGAAAGAATATTTATATAAGCAACAAGGAACTAAATGTTAGGCTTACAATTAATTCGTTTACTACCAGAATAATAACAGCAGATCGTTTTTATAGTAAACCTTTACTAATTTCTAAAAATAGAAATTGA
- a CDS encoding lysine 2,3-aminomutase — protein sequence MKYRAFTLKTFKKIPQISNLSDEQIFDIEVVGEVLPFKVNNYVVDELIDWNNFEKDPIFILTFPQKDMLSAQHYNRMAELIRSGASRPEITKAANQIRMELNPNPAGQVHNVPELNGVKLVGIQHKYQETMLFFPSQGQTCHAYCTFCFRWPQFTGIDELKFAMKQVDLVIEYLRANPQITDLLFTGGDPMVMKSKMFENYIDSILAADIPNLRTIRIGTKTLGYWPYRYTTDEDAQQLLDVFKKISDNGLNLSIMAHFNHINEMSTDAVAQAVKNIRATGAVIRTQSPIMKHINNDGDMWARMWRKQVDWGMVPYYMFIARETGAQEYFAITLEEAYDIYRKAYTQVSGVCRTVRGPSMSANPGKVQVSGITEINGEKVFVLNFIQGRNSDWVGKPFFAKYDAKALWLDDLKPAFADKFFYEE from the coding sequence ATGAAGTATAGAGCTTTCACACTGAAGACCTTTAAGAAAATTCCTCAGATTAGTAATTTGAGTGATGAACAGATTTTTGATATTGAAGTGGTTGGAGAGGTTCTTCCATTTAAAGTAAATAACTATGTAGTTGATGAATTGATTGATTGGAATAATTTTGAAAAAGATCCAATTTTCATCCTTACTTTTCCTCAGAAAGATATGTTATCGGCCCAACATTATAATCGTATGGCCGAATTAATTAGAAGCGGAGCTTCTCGGCCCGAGATTACAAAAGCAGCCAACCAAATAAGAATGGAGCTGAACCCTAATCCTGCCGGACAGGTTCATAATGTACCAGAATTAAATGGTGTTAAATTAGTTGGTATTCAGCACAAATATCAGGAAACCATGTTGTTTTTCCCTTCGCAGGGACAAACATGTCATGCTTACTGTACTTTTTGTTTTCGCTGGCCACAATTCACCGGTATTGATGAGCTTAAATTTGCCATGAAACAGGTTGATTTGGTTATTGAATACCTAAGAGCAAATCCTCAGATAACCGATTTACTATTTACCGGAGGAGATCCTATGGTAATGAAATCAAAAATGTTTGAGAATTATATCGATTCGATTCTTGCAGCCGATATTCCAAACCTTAGAACCATAAGAATTGGAACAAAAACTCTGGGATACTGGCCATACCGATATACTACCGACGAGGATGCACAGCAATTACTAGATGTATTCAAAAAAATTAGCGATAATGGATTGAATCTGTCTATAATGGCACATTTTAACCATATTAACGAAATGAGCACCGATGCGGTTGCTCAGGCTGTTAAAAATATTCGTGCCACAGGTGCTGTTATCCGTACGCAGTCGCCAATTATGAAACACATTAACAACGATGGTGACATGTGGGCACGCATGTGGAGAAAACAGGTAGACTGGGGAATGGTTCCTTACTACATGTTTATTGCTCGTGAAACGGGAGCTCAGGAATATTTTGCGATAACCCTTGAGGAGGCTTATGATATTTACCGTAAAGCCTATACTCAGGTTAGCGGTGTGTGCCGTACTGTTCGCGGACCAAGCATGTCGGCTAATCCTGGTAAAGTACAAGTATCTGGTATTACCGAAATTAATGGTGAGAAAGTATTTGTTCTTAACTTTATTCAGGGAAGAAACAGCGATTGGGTAGGAAAACCTTTCTTTGCAAAATACGATGCTAAAGCACTTTGGTTAGACGATTTAAAACCAGCTTTCGCTGATAAATTTTTCTACGAAGAGTAA
- a CDS encoding peptidase U32 family protein produces MKRSEIELMAPVGSYESLMAAIQGGANSIYFGIEQLNMRARSSNNFTIEDLHKIAALCTEKGLKSYLTVNTVLFDHDIKLMYKIVDAAKEAGITAIIASDVSAIMYVRSIDVEVHISTQCNITNIEALKFYSQFADVVVLARELNLNQVKGIYEQILAQDIRGPKGELVQIEMFAHGALCMAVSGKCYLSLHEKNSSANRGACMQTCRKAYTVTEKESGNQLEIDNEFIMSPQDLCTIGFVNKMLDAGVRVLKFEGRARSPEYVKTVVSCYKQAVDSYLDNTYNKEKIDMWMDKLSTVFNRGFWNGYYLGQKLGEWSNEYGNRATKRKMLIGKGTNYFTKIKVAEFLLESNELKVGDEILITGPTTGVVETTIKEIRVDLKVVEKAVKGDSFSIALDTMIRRSDKLYKVVEVTNDLIQ; encoded by the coding sequence ATGAAAAGAAGCGAAATAGAGTTAATGGCACCAGTAGGTTCGTACGAATCTTTAATGGCCGCTATTCAGGGAGGAGCCAATTCGATATATTTTGGCATTGAGCAATTAAATATGCGGGCACGATCCTCAAATAATTTTACAATTGAAGATCTGCATAAAATAGCTGCATTATGTACCGAAAAAGGACTTAAATCATATCTTACGGTAAATACAGTTCTATTCGATCATGATATTAAGTTAATGTATAAAATTGTAGATGCTGCCAAAGAAGCTGGTATAACTGCAATTATTGCATCCGATGTGTCGGCAATTATGTATGTACGATCAATTGATGTGGAAGTTCATATTTCTACTCAGTGCAACATTACCAATATAGAGGCACTTAAGTTTTATTCTCAATTTGCCGATGTAGTAGTTTTGGCGCGTGAATTAAATCTGAATCAGGTAAAAGGGATTTACGAGCAAATTCTGGCACAGGATATTCGCGGACCAAAAGGTGAATTGGTACAAATAGAAATGTTTGCTCACGGAGCACTTTGCATGGCTGTTTCTGGGAAGTGCTATTTAAGTTTGCACGAGAAAAATTCCTCGGCAAACAGGGGAGCCTGTATGCAAACCTGCCGAAAAGCTTATACGGTTACCGAAAAGGAATCGGGAAATCAGCTCGAAATTGACAATGAGTTTATTATGTCGCCGCAAGATTTATGTACCATTGGGTTTGTAAATAAAATGCTGGATGCCGGAGTTCGTGTTTTAAAATTTGAGGGCCGGGCCCGATCTCCCGAATATGTTAAAACAGTAGTTAGCTGTTACAAACAAGCTGTCGATTCTTATCTTGACAATACCTACAATAAGGAAAAAATTGATATGTGGATGGATAAATTATCTACGGTATTTAACCGAGGTTTCTGGAACGGTTATTATTTGGGACAGAAATTGGGTGAGTGGAGTAACGAATATGGAAATCGAGCTACCAAACGTAAAATGTTAATTGGTAAGGGAACCAATTATTTTACAAAGATTAAGGTTGCTGAGTTTTTATTGGAATCCAATGAACTGAAAGTGGGAGATGAGATCTTAATTACGGGTCCAACAACAGGAGTTGTAGAAACAACAATTAAGGAAATTCGTGTAGACCTTAAAGTGGTTGAAAAAGCTGTAAAAGGAGATAGTTTCTCTATTGCTTTAGATACTATGATTCGCCGATCGGATAAGTTGTACAAGGTAGTTGAGGTAACCAACGATTTGATTCAATAA
- a CDS encoding TlpA disulfide reductase family protein — MKKLLFTFVALLAISTLFADNYQGSLLKKGDQVPDFTISTINGKKIAISELKGKVVLINFFATWCGPCMKELPEVEKQLYPKFKNENFAMISIGREHTKAELLNWNKKKDFSFPIAADPKREVYAKFASQYIPRNFIVDKKGKIIWQGVGFSQKELDQMIKIIQNNL, encoded by the coding sequence ATGAAAAAATTACTCTTTACATTTGTTGCACTGCTTGCAATATCAACTTTATTTGCTGATAATTATCAGGGATCATTGCTAAAAAAAGGAGATCAGGTTCCTGATTTTACAATTAGCACGATTAATGGGAAAAAAATTGCCATAAGCGAATTAAAAGGCAAAGTTGTGTTAATTAACTTTTTTGCAACCTGGTGTGGACCATGCATGAAAGAATTACCCGAGGTGGAAAAACAATTGTATCCTAAATTTAAGAATGAAAATTTTGCCATGATTTCTATTGGCAGAGAGCATACAAAAGCAGAGCTTTTAAACTGGAACAAGAAAAAAGATTTTAGCTTTCCCATTGCAGCAGATCCAAAACGAGAGGTTTATGCTAAATTTGCAAGTCAATACATTCCTCGTAACTTTATTGTCGATAAAAAAGGTAAAATTATCTGGCAGGGAGTAGGCTTTAGCCAAAAGGAATTAGATCAGATGATAAAAATCATTCAGAATAACTTGTAA
- a CDS encoding DUF2797 domain-containing protein, with product MQGNIRKMHTKLGETVSYTLPIGNKLIDMNSLIGKKISLSYLGQINCIHCGKKTKTSFAQGYCYSCFTTLPQTDPSIVRPELDLSYLGISRDMEWAKENSLKPHYVYLAYSGNLKVGVTRESQVPTRWMDQGATKAIKLAKTPNRHIAGVIEVALKEHFSDKTNWRQMLKQENHTDIDLLAEKKKAADFLHSELQQYVCKEDNVYDIAYPVKEVSDKITSFGFEKLKDFSGVLKGIKGQYLIFEAGKVINIRKHNGYLVELKVE from the coding sequence ATGCAAGGGAATATAAGAAAAATGCACACCAAATTAGGGGAGACGGTAAGCTATACATTACCAATTGGTAATAAGTTAATTGATATGAATTCCTTAATTGGTAAGAAGATAAGCTTAAGTTATTTGGGCCAGATTAACTGTATTCATTGTGGAAAGAAAACAAAAACTTCCTTTGCACAGGGATATTGCTATTCCTGTTTTACCACATTGCCACAAACCGATCCTAGTATTGTTCGTCCCGAGCTGGATTTATCATATCTGGGAATATCCAGAGATATGGAATGGGCAAAAGAGAATTCTCTTAAACCCCATTATGTATATTTGGCTTATTCGGGTAATTTAAAAGTAGGAGTAACCCGAGAGAGTCAGGTTCCTACCCGTTGGATGGATCAGGGAGCTACTAAAGCCATAAAACTGGCAAAAACGCCCAACAGGCATATTGCCGGAGTAATAGAGGTAGCTTTAAAAGAGCATTTTTCTGATAAAACCAACTGGCGCCAAATGTTAAAGCAAGAAAATCATACCGATATAGATTTACTTGCCGAGAAGAAGAAGGCAGCAGATTTTCTTCATTCAGAGTTACAACAATACGTTTGTAAGGAGGATAATGTTTATGATATTGCATATCCGGTAAAGGAAGTTTCTGATAAGATTACAAGTTTTGGTTTTGAGAAGCTTAAGGATTTTTCCGGAGTTTTAAAAGGAATAAAAGGACAGTATCTTATTTTTGAAGCTGGTAAAGTTATAAATATTCGTAAACACAACGGTTATCTTGTCGAATTGAAAGTAGAATAG
- a CDS encoding branched-chain amino acid aminotransferase, with amino-acid sequence MENINWKEFGFGYTKTDYNVRCNYRDGKWGELEVSSSDQVNVHIAATGLHYGQQAFEGLKAFKGPDGKVRVFRIEENAKRMQSSSHGIMMAEMPIDLFEEAVIKTIKLNERWIPPYESGASLYIRPVLFGNGAQVGVNPAPEYTFAVFVMPVGPYFKEGFKPTDYVIYREYDRAAPQGTGTIKVGGNYASSLRGGTRAHEEGYSAVLFLDAKEKKYIDECGPANFFGIKGNSYVTPKSNSILPSITNKSLCQIAEDMGMTVERRKIEVEELADFTEAGACGTAAVISPIRKIVDADKKVDYVYGDEAGKTSLKLYETLRGIQYGTVEDKHNWNTIIEF; translated from the coding sequence ATGGAAAACATAAACTGGAAAGAATTTGGTTTTGGATATACTAAAACCGACTACAATGTTCGTTGTAACTATCGTGATGGAAAATGGGGAGAATTAGAAGTTTCTTCTTCAGATCAGGTTAACGTGCACATTGCAGCTACCGGATTACATTACGGACAGCAAGCATTCGAAGGTTTAAAAGCATTTAAAGGCCCCGATGGAAAAGTTAGAGTATTTCGTATAGAGGAAAATGCTAAACGTATGCAATCTTCTTCTCATGGAATTATGATGGCCGAAATGCCTATTGATTTGTTCGAAGAGGCAGTTATTAAAACCATTAAATTAAACGAAAGATGGATTCCTCCTTATGAGTCGGGAGCTTCTCTTTACATTCGTCCTGTTCTTTTTGGTAATGGTGCTCAAGTGGGTGTAAATCCTGCTCCAGAGTATACTTTTGCAGTATTTGTAATGCCAGTTGGACCTTATTTTAAAGAGGGTTTTAAACCAACCGATTACGTAATTTATCGCGAATACGATCGTGCTGCTCCTCAAGGAACAGGTACAATTAAAGTTGGTGGTAACTATGCTTCTTCACTTAGAGGAGGAACTCGTGCACACGAAGAAGGATACTCTGCAGTATTGTTCTTAGATGCTAAAGAGAAAAAATACATCGATGAATGTGGTCCTGCTAACTTCTTTGGTATTAAAGGGAATTCTTACGTAACACCAAAATCGAATTCTATTTTGCCATCAATCACAAACAAAAGTTTGTGTCAGATTGCTGAAGATATGGGCATGACGGTAGAGCGTAGAAAAATTGAAGTAGAAGAATTAGCTGATTTTACAGAAGCTGGTGCTTGTGGAACTGCAGCTGTTATTTCTCCAATTCGTAAAATTGTTGATGCCGATAAAAAAGTAGATTACGTTTATGGCGATGAAGCTGGTAAAACTAGCCTTAAATTGTATGAAACACTTCGTGGAATTCAGTACGGAACTGTTGAAGACAAACACAACTGGAATACAATTATTGAATTTTAA
- the ahpF gene encoding alkyl hydroperoxide reductase subunit F → MLEQSIKTQVTDLFSSLKNQYTFQIKVASSHPNREELVSLLSDVASCSNQVNVDILEESGLSFSILKNSNDTNVTFKAVPNGHEFTTLLLAILNLDGIGKNLPDETLAQRIKGISKKIELKSFISLSCTNCPDVVQALNIMAFYNKNISHEIIDGAINQEEAEKLNIQAVPSVYANGEQLHVGRSSLGELLGKIEDQFGSDYSPQAQENKEYDVIVAGGGPAGVSAAVYSARKGLSVAIVAEKIGGQVTETVSIENMISVPKTTGSELSGNLMKHLNDYPIDILDNRVVEKLDVVDGIKTLTTSLNESLSTPALIIATGASWRKLNIPGESDYIGSGVAFCTHCDGPFYKGKKVVVIGGGNSGLEAAIDLSSIASEVHVLEFMEELKGDQVLQDKLKGLSNVSITTNAQTLSIDGDGNKVTSLTYKDRESGKEEIVTTDGVFVQIGLTANSKVFADTVKTNRIGEIEIDSHCRTNQAGIYAAGDVSIVPYKQIVIAMGEGSKAALSAFDDKIKGLLLANQLEEIAHN, encoded by the coding sequence ATGCTCGAACAATCCATAAAAACTCAGGTTACTGATTTATTTTCATCTCTTAAAAATCAATACACATTTCAAATAAAAGTAGCTTCATCTCATCCAAATAGAGAAGAATTAGTCTCCCTTTTAAGCGATGTTGCGTCCTGTTCCAACCAAGTAAATGTTGATATACTAGAAGAATCTGGGCTTTCTTTTAGCATTTTAAAAAATAGTAATGACACGAACGTGACTTTCAAAGCTGTGCCCAACGGTCACGAATTCACCACTTTACTTTTGGCTATTCTTAATCTGGACGGAATTGGGAAAAATTTGCCCGATGAAACCTTAGCTCAAAGAATTAAGGGGATTTCAAAAAAAATAGAACTAAAAAGTTTTATCTCACTTTCCTGTACCAACTGTCCTGATGTTGTTCAAGCCTTAAATATTATGGCTTTCTACAATAAGAATATATCTCACGAAATTATCGATGGAGCCATTAATCAGGAAGAGGCTGAAAAATTGAACATTCAAGCAGTTCCAAGTGTTTATGCCAACGGAGAGCAATTGCATGTAGGTCGCTCATCCCTAGGTGAACTATTGGGAAAAATAGAAGATCAGTTTGGTAGCGACTACAGTCCACAAGCACAGGAAAATAAAGAATATGACGTAATTGTTGCCGGTGGCGGACCAGCCGGAGTTTCTGCTGCAGTATACTCTGCACGCAAAGGCTTATCGGTTGCTATTGTTGCCGAAAAAATTGGCGGACAAGTTACAGAAACAGTTTCTATCGAAAACATGATTTCGGTTCCTAAAACAACAGGTTCCGAGCTATCGGGCAACTTAATGAAACATCTTAACGATTATCCTATCGATATTTTAGACAATCGTGTTGTAGAAAAACTAGATGTTGTTGATGGTATAAAAACATTGACAACTTCGTTAAACGAGAGTCTTTCTACTCCTGCATTAATTATTGCGACTGGTGCTAGCTGGAGAAAGCTAAATATTCCTGGCGAAAGTGATTACATTGGTTCAGGTGTTGCTTTTTGTACACATTGCGATGGTCCTTTCTACAAGGGCAAAAAAGTAGTGGTTATAGGTGGGGGAAACTCCGGCTTGGAAGCTGCTATCGATTTATCGTCCATTGCATCAGAGGTTCATGTTCTTGAATTTATGGAGGAATTAAAAGGTGATCAGGTACTACAGGATAAGTTAAAAGGATTATCGAATGTAAGCATTACCACTAATGCACAAACTTTAAGTATCGATGGTGATGGGAACAAGGTAACTTCTCTTACCTACAAAGACAGAGAATCAGGAAAAGAAGAAATTGTAACAACCGATGGTGTTTTTGTTCAGATAGGATTAACTGCCAATAGTAAAGTATTTGCAGATACTGTAAAAACCAACCGAATTGGTGAAATTGAAATTGATTCGCATTGCAGAACCAATCAGGCAGGAATATATGCTGCCGGCGATGTATCAATTGTACCCTACAAACAAATTGTAATTGCCATGGGAGAAGGATCGAAAGCGGCTCTTTCTGCTTTCGATGATAAAATAAAAGGCTTGCTTTTGGCAAACCAGTTAGAAGAAATTGCTCATAACTAA